One Deinococcus sp. LM3 genomic region harbors:
- a CDS encoding biotin-dependent carboxyltransferase family protein — MSGAALIEVPLIEVRRPGLQTTVQDAGRQVRALGVPAGGAADPVARRLGNALVGNGPGAAGLEVTLGGPTLLFHGAALVSLCGAPFGAELDGAPFPPWRAVAVRAGQTLRVGGTPVGARAFLAVRGGLEVPEVFGSRSTDLRGGFGGLEGRALRAGDRLTCGAAAPVTARRAFVAPDLHTPLGPEQVLRVTATPDLTGPLEGALLGRAFTVSAQADRMGVRLEGPVAAPHDPGRVSVPNVPGMVQLPPDGRPILLLPDAGTHGGYPTPLVVIRADLPRLGQLRPGDRVTVRPVTRPEARAALHAQERALRQAEGSLRAWFAPAGLPATAGPCAAPYAGRHAD; from the coding sequence ATGAGCGGCGCGGCGCTGATCGAGGTGCCCCTGATCGAGGTGCGGCGGCCCGGCCTGCAGACCACCGTGCAGGACGCCGGGCGGCAGGTGCGGGCGCTGGGCGTCCCGGCGGGCGGCGCGGCGGACCCGGTCGCGCGGCGGCTGGGCAACGCGCTGGTCGGGAACGGGCCGGGGGCGGCTGGGCTGGAGGTCACGCTGGGCGGCCCCACGCTGCTGTTCCACGGGGCGGCGCTGGTCAGTCTGTGCGGCGCGCCGTTCGGCGCCGAGCTGGACGGCGCGCCCTTCCCGCCCTGGCGGGCGGTGGCCGTGCGGGCCGGTCAGACCCTGCGGGTGGGTGGCACGCCGGTGGGCGCGCGGGCGTTCCTGGCGGTGCGGGGCGGCCTGGAGGTGCCGGAGGTGTTCGGGAGTCGCTCGACCGACCTGCGCGGCGGCTTCGGTGGCCTGGAGGGCCGGGCGCTGCGGGCCGGGGACCGGCTGACGTGCGGCGCGGCGGCCCCCGTGACAGCCCGGCGGGCGTTCGTCGCGCCGGACCTGCACACCCCGCTGGGGCCCGAGCAGGTGCTGCGCGTGACCGCCACGCCCGACCTGACCGGCCCGCTGGAGGGGGCGCTGCTGGGCCGCGCGTTCACGGTGAGCGCGCAGGCCGACCGCATGGGCGTGCGGCTGGAAGGACCTGTGGCGGCCCCGCACGATCCGGGGCGGGTCAGCGTGCCGAACGTGCCGGGCATGGTGCAGCTCCCGCCGGACGGGCGGCCGATCCTGCTGCTGCCGGACGCCGGAACGCACGGCGGGTACCCCACACCGCTGGTGGTGATCCGCGCCGACCTGCCCCGGCTGGGGCAACTGCGGCCCGGCGACCGCGTGACCGTCCGACCCGTGACGCGGCCAGAGGCCCGCGCGGCCCTGCACGCGCAGGAGCGGGCGCTGCGGCAGGCGGAAGGGTCGCTGCGGGCGTGGTTCGCGCCGGCCGGCCTTCCCGCTACGGCTGGCCCCTGTGCCGCCCCCTATGCTGGGCGTCATGCAGATTGA
- a CDS encoding 5-oxoprolinase subunit PxpA, with protein MQIDLNADLGEGSAHEEAVMAFVSSANIACGGHAGDAGTMRDSLRLAARFGVAAGAHPGFPDREGFGRREWHFPPDEVTAFVREQIEALKAVAAREGVRLNHVKPHGMLYNMAVRDAALARAVAQAAADSGVGLYFGLAGEDSVMLREAAALGLRAVGEGFADRGYAPDGSLWPRGQAGALLPAPAATAQGVRIAREGRTQAVTGEEVRVPAGTLCLHGDGSEAAALARDLRAALESAGVRVAAPGH; from the coding sequence ATGCAGATTGACCTGAACGCGGATCTGGGGGAAGGCAGCGCCCACGAGGAGGCGGTGATGGCCTTCGTGTCGAGCGCCAACATCGCCTGCGGCGGCCACGCGGGGGACGCCGGGACCATGCGGGACTCGCTGCGGCTCGCGGCGCGGTTCGGCGTAGCGGCCGGGGCGCATCCGGGGTTCCCGGACCGCGAGGGCTTCGGGCGGCGCGAGTGGCACTTCCCGCCGGACGAGGTGACGGCCTTCGTGCGCGAGCAGATCGAGGCGCTCAAGGCGGTCGCGGCGCGCGAGGGCGTGCGGCTGAACCACGTCAAGCCGCACGGCATGCTGTACAACATGGCCGTGCGTGACGCGGCGCTGGCTCGGGCGGTCGCGCAGGCGGCGGCCGACAGCGGCGTCGGGCTGTACTTCGGACTGGCCGGCGAGGACAGCGTGATGCTGCGCGAGGCGGCCGCCCTGGGCCTGCGCGCGGTCGGTGAGGGCTTCGCGGACCGGGGGTACGCCCCGGACGGCAGCCTGTGGCCGCGCGGTCAGGCGGGGGCGTTGCTGCCCGCGCCGGCCGCGACCGCGCAGGGCGTGAGGATCGCCCGCGAGGGCCGCACGCAGGCCGTGACGGGCGAGGAGGTCCGGGTGCCGGCCGGGACGCTGTGCCTGCACGGGGACGGCAGCGAGGCGGCGGCCCTGGCCCGTGACCTGCGGGCGGCGCTGGAATCGGCGGGCGTGCGGGTGGCCGCGCCCGGCCACTGA
- a CDS encoding GGDEF domain-containing protein — MQDSSERRSVNRRLLLLLLGALLVRMASLPLSEFDRVALPALSGLIALVVAALHSPRVPVRTLHLITLLGSWTYLLAHLWFVLFRLPESLQLAAVVGVGPWVPVLLAAHLWTLGGRDSRPLNMLGLGGTGALLLAFVLGPAGSVGSATTGAVTQILLASLLLLGGQRNAVVRTLGLMRRDLLGEGLPDGRDALTGLPDRWSVENALAREFRRRPEGLGVAVIELDHMTALATQRGQGFTERLMAHVARVTLGGLRDEDLLGRLNPDQLVVVLRAPDARAARAACERLRVRIASRPLEGVNPTVSIGLAFHGPHEHDSAAALLHAAQDTLRGGEEGWNRVLLGTTGSGSPVGPPLLA, encoded by the coding sequence ATGCAGGACTCCTCGGAACGCCGCTCGGTGAACCGTCGCCTGCTGCTGCTGCTGCTGGGCGCGCTGCTGGTCCGCATGGCCTCGCTGCCCCTGAGCGAGTTCGACCGGGTGGCCCTGCCGGCACTGTCGGGCCTGATCGCGCTGGTGGTGGCGGCGCTGCACAGTCCGCGTGTTCCCGTGCGAACCCTGCACCTGATCACGCTGCTGGGCAGCTGGACGTACCTGCTGGCGCACCTGTGGTTCGTGCTGTTCCGCCTGCCCGAATCCCTGCAACTGGCCGCCGTGGTCGGGGTGGGACCGTGGGTGCCGGTCCTGCTGGCCGCGCACCTGTGGACGCTGGGAGGCCGGGACAGCCGGCCGCTGAACATGCTGGGCCTGGGCGGGACCGGCGCGCTGCTGCTCGCTTTCGTGCTCGGTCCGGCCGGCTCGGTCGGTTCGGCCACGACCGGCGCCGTCACGCAGATCCTGCTGGCCTCACTGCTGCTGCTGGGCGGTCAGCGCAACGCCGTCGTGCGGACCCTGGGCCTGATGCGGCGCGACCTGCTGGGCGAGGGCCTGCCGGACGGCCGCGACGCCCTGACGGGCCTGCCGGACCGCTGGAGTGTCGAGAATGCCCTGGCCCGCGAGTTCCGCCGCCGCCCGGAGGGACTGGGCGTGGCCGTGATCGAACTGGATCACATGACGGCGCTGGCCACGCAGCGCGGGCAGGGCTTCACGGAGCGGCTGATGGCGCACGTGGCGCGCGTGACCCTGGGGGGCCTGCGGGACGAGGACCTGCTGGGCCGCCTGAACCCGGATCAGCTGGTCGTGGTGCTCCGCGCCCCGGACGCCCGCGCGGCGCGCGCCGCCTGCGAGCGCCTGCGGGTGCGGATCGCCTCGCGGCCGCTGGAGGGCGTGAATCCCACGGTCAGCATCGGGCTGGCGTTCCACGGCCCACACGAGCACGACAGCGCCGCCGCACTTCTGCACGCCGCCCAGGACACCCTGCGCGGCGGCGAGGAAGGCTGGAACCGCGTGCTGCTGGGCACCACAGGTTCCGGAAGTCCCGTGGGCCCTCCCCTGCTCGCCTGA
- a CDS encoding DUF427 domain-containing protein, whose translation MKATWNGEVIAQSADTVVVEGNHYFPADSVNPAYLIPSDTHTTCPWKGEASYHTLRVGGQDNRDAAWYYPAPKDAARQIAGRIAFWKGVTISQD comes from the coding sequence ATGAAAGCCACCTGGAACGGAGAGGTCATCGCGCAGTCCGCCGACACGGTGGTCGTGGAAGGCAACCATTATTTCCCGGCCGACAGCGTCAATCCCGCCTACCTGATCCCCAGCGACACCCACACCACCTGCCCCTGGAAAGGCGAGGCCAGCTACCACACCCTGCGGGTCGGTGGACAGGACAACCGCGACGCCGCCTGGTACTACCCCGCCCCCAAAGACGCCGCGCGACAGATCGCGGGCCGCATCGCGTTCTGGAAAGGCGTGACGATCAGCCAGGACTGA